Proteins encoded in a region of the Sander lucioperca isolate FBNREF2018 chromosome 4, SLUC_FBN_1.2, whole genome shotgun sequence genome:
- the LOC116041921 gene encoding myosin heavy chain, fast skeletal muscle-like: MSTDAEMAIYGKAAIYLRKPERERIEAQSSPFDAKTACYVADVKELYLKGKIIKKDGDKVTVETLETREERVVKEADVYPMNPPKYDKIEDMAMMTHLNEASVLYNLKERYAAWMIYTYSGLFCATVNPYKWLPVYDAECVSAYRGKKRMEAPPHIFSVSDNAFQFMQTDRENQSILITGESGAGKTVNTKRVIQYFATIAVGGPKKDDSKGSLEDQIIAANPLLEAYGNAKTIRNDNSSRFGKFIRIHFGATGKLASADIETYLLEKSRVTYQLSDERGYHIFFQMMTGHIPELIDLALITTNPYDFPMCSMGQITVASIDDKAELEATDNAIDILGFSHEEKMSIYKLTGAVLHHGNMKFKQKQREEQAEPDGTEEADKVAYLLGLNSADMLKAICFPRVKVGNEYVTKGQTVPQVMNSVTALAKAIYERMFLWMVVRINEMLDTKQARQFYIGVLDIAGFEIFDFNTLEQLCINFTNEKLQQFFNHTMFVLEQEEYKKEGIVWEFIDFGMDLAACIELIEKPMGIFSILEEECMFPKASDTSFKNKLYDQHLGKTKAFEKPKPPKKGKIEAHFSLVHYAGTVDYNIAGWLEKNKDPLNDSVCQLYQKSPVKLLALCFPLVVEDATKKGGKKKGGSMQTVSSQFRENLGKLMTNLRSTHPHFVRCLIPNESKTPGLMENFLVIHQLRCNGVLEGIRICRKGFPSRILYADFKQRYKVLNASVIPDGQFIDNKKASEKLLGSIDIPHDEYKFGHTKVFFKAGLLGVLEEMRDEKLSTLVTMTQALARGYVMRKEFVKMMERREAIYSIQYNIRSFMNVKHWPWMKVYYKIKPMLKSAETEKELSNMKENYEKMKTDLATALAKKKDLEEKMVSLLQEKNDLLLQVSSESDNLNDAEERCEGLIKSKIQMEAKLKETTERLEDEEEINAELTAKKRKLEDECSELKKDIDDLELTLAKVEKEKHATENKVKNLTEEMASQDESIAKLTKEKKALQEAHQQTLDDLQAEEDKVNTLTKAKTKLEQQVDDLEGSLEQEKKLRMDLERSKRKLEGDLKLAQESIMDLENEKQQSDEKIKKKDFEISQLLSKVEDEQSLGAQLQKKIKELQARIEELEEEIEAERAARAKVEKQRADLSRELEEISERLEEAGGATATQIEMSKKREAEFQKLRRDLEESTLQHEATAAALRKKQADSVAELGEQIDNLQRVKQKLEKEKSEYKMEIDDLSSNMENVAKAKGNLEKMCRTLEDQLSELKTKNDENVRQINDTSAQRARLLAENGEFSRQVEEKEALVSQLTRGKQAFTQQIEELKRHVEEEVKAKNALAHGLQSARHDCDLLREQFEEEQEAKAELQRGMSKANSEVAQWRAKYETDAIQRTEELEEAKKKLAQRLQEAEEQIEAVNSKCASLEKTKQRLQSEVEDLMIDVERANGLAANLDKKQRNFDKVLAEWKQKYEEGQAELEGAQKETRSLSTELFKMKNSYEESLDQLETLKRENKNLQQEISDLTEQIGETGKSIHELEKSKKQVEAEKSEIQTALEEAEGTLEHEESKILRVQLELNQIKGEVDRKLAEKDEEMEQIKRNSQRVIDSMQSSLDSEVRSRNDALRIKKKMEGDLNEMEIQLSHANRQAAESQKQLRNVQAQLKDAQLHLDDAVRAQEEFKEQAAMVDRRNGLMVAEIEELRTALEQTERSRKIAEQELVDASERVGLLHSQNTSLLNSKKKLESDLVQVQSEVDDTVQEARNAEEKAKKAITDAAMMAEELKKEQDTSSHLERMKKNLEVTVKDLQHRLDEAENLAMKGGKKQLQKLESRVRELEAEVEAEQRRGGDAIKGVRKYERRVKELTYQTEEDKKNVARLQDLVDKLQLKVKAYKRQAEEAEEQANTHLSKCRKVQHELEEAEERADIAESQVNKLRAKSRDSGKGKEAAE; the protein is encoded by the exons ATGAGTACGGACGCGGAGATGGCCATTTATGGCAAAGCTGCCATTTACCTTCGTAAGCCAGAAAGGGAGAGAATTGAGGCTCAAAGTTCACCATTTGATGCCAAGACTGCCTGCTACGTGGCCGACGTCAAAGAGCTGTACTTGAAGGGAAAAATCATCAAGAAAGATGGTGACAAAGTCACGGTCGAAACCCTGGAAACTAGGGAG GAGAGAGTAGTGAAAGAAGCTGACGTCTATCCAATGAACCCTCCCAAGTATGACAAGATTGAGGACATGGCCATGATGACCCATCTCAATGAAGCCTCTGTGCTGTATAACCTCAAAGAGCGTTATGCAGCATGGATGATCTAT ACCTACTCTGGGTTGTTCTGTGCAACTGTGAACCCCTACAAGTGGCTCCCAGTGTACGATGCTGAATGTGTAAGTGCCTATAGAGGCAAGAAGCGTATGGAGGCTCCACCCCacatcttctctgtctctgacaaCGCTTTTCAGTTCATGCAAACTG ATAGGGAGAACCAGTCTATCTTGATCAC TGGAGAATCTGGTGCTGGAAAGACTGTTAACACCAAGCGTGTCATCCAGTACTTTGCAACAATCGCAGTTGGTGGACCGAAGAAGGACGACTCAAAG GGGTCACTGGAGGATCAGATTATTGCAGCCAATCCCTTGCTGGAGGCCTATGGTAACGCCAAAACTATTAGGAATGACAACTCTTCCCGTTTT GGTAAATTCATCAGAATCCATTTTGGCGCAACTGGCAAACTGGCAAGTGCTGATATTGAGACAT ATCTGCTGGAGAAGTCAAGAGTGACATACCAGCTTTCTGATGAAAGAGGCTATCACATCTTCTTCCAGATGATGACCGGCCACATACCTGAGCTGATTG ATTTAGCGCTCATCACAACCAACCCCTATGACTTCCCCATGTGTAGCATGGGTCAGATCACTGTGGCCAGCATTGATGACAAAGCTGAGCTGGAAGCCACTGAT AACGCTATTGATATCCTGGGCTTCTCTCATGAAGAGAAAATGTCCATCTACAAGTTGACTGGTGCTGTGCTCCACCATGGTAACATGAAGTTCAAGCAGAAGCAGCGTGAGGAGCAGGCTGAGCCTGATGGCACAGAGG AGGCTGACAAGGTTGCTTACTTGCTGGGTCTGAACTCCGCTGACATGCTCAAGGCTATATGCTTTCCCAGAGTGAAGGTCGGAAATGAGTATGTCACCAAGGGACAGACGGTACCTCAG GTGATGAACTCAGTGACAGCCCTGGCCAAGGCTATCTATGAGAGGATGTTCTTGTGGATGGTCGTTCGTATTAACGAGATGTTGGACACTAAACAAGCAAGACAGTTCTACATCGGTGTCCTCGACATTGCTGGTTTTGAAATCTTTGAT TTCAACACCTTGGAACAGCTGTGCATCAACTTCACCAATGAGAAACTGCAACAGTTTTTCAACCACACCATGTTTGTCCTGGAGCAAGAGGAGTACAAGAAGGAGGGTATTGTCTGGGAGTTCATTGACTTTGGCATGGACTTGGCTGCCTGCATTGAGCTCATTGAAAAG CCCATGGGCATCTTCTCCATCCTTGAAGAGGAGTGCATGTTCCCCAAGGCCTCAGACACATCCTTCAAGAACAAGCTGTATGACCAGCATCTTGGAAAAACCAAAGCATTTGAGAAGCCTAAGCCCCCCAAGAAAGGCAAGATTGAGGCCCACTTCTCCCTGGTGCACTACGCTGGTACCGTGGACTACAATATCGCTGGCTGGCTGGAGAAGAACAAGGATCCACTGAATGACTCCGTCTGTCAGCTGTACCAGAAATCCCCAGTGAAACTGCTGGCTCTCTGCTTCCCTCTTGTCGTTGAGG ATGCTACCAAGAAGGGAGGCAAGAAGAAGGGTGGTTCTATGCAGACTGTGTCTTCACAGTTTAGG GAAAACTTGGGGAAGCTGATGACTAACTTGAGGAGCACCCATCCTCACTTTGTGCGCTGCCTGATTCCCAATGAGTCAAAGACTCCAG GTCTGATGGAGAACTTCCTGGTCATCCACCAGCTCAGGTGTAACGGTGTGCTGGAGGGTATCAGAATTTGCAGAAAAGGTTTCCCCAGCCGAATCCTCTATGCTGACTTCAAGCAGAG GTACAAGGTGCTGAATGCCAGTGTCATCCCTGATGGCCAGTTCATTGACAACAAGAAGGCTTCAGAGAAGCTGCTTGGGTCAATTGATATTCCACATGACGAGTACAAATTCGGACACACAAAG GTGTTCTTCAAGGCCGGTCTGCTGGGTGTCCTTGAGGAGATGAGAGATGAGAAACTGTCAACTCTGGTCACCATGACTCAGGCTTTGGCCCGTGGTTATGTCATGAGAAAGGAGTTTGTGAAGATGATGGAGAGGAG GGAAGCCATATATTCCATCCAGTACAATATCCGCTCATTCATGAATGTCAAACACTGGCCATGGATGAAGGTGTACTACAAGATCAAACCTATGCTGAAGAGTGCTGAAACTGAGAAGGAGCTGTCAAATATGAAGGAGAACTATGAAAAGATGAAAACTGACTTGGCGACTGCCCTGGCCAAGAAGAAGGATCTGGAGGAGAAGATGGTGTCCCTTCTGCAGGAGAAGAATGATCTGCTGCTGCAAGTATCATCT GAATCAGACAATCTGAATGATGCTGAAGAGAGATGTGAGGGACTTATCAAGAGTAAGATTCAGATGGAGGCCAAACTCAAAGAGACAACTGAGAGactggaggatgaagaggaaatcAATGCTGAGCTCACAGCAAAGAAGAGAAAGCTGGAGGATGAATGCTCTGAGCTCAAGAAGGATATTGATGACCTGGAGCTTACCTTGGCCAAAGTGGAAAAAGAGAAACATGCCACAGAGAACAAG GTGAAGAACCTGACTGAGGAGATGGCCTCTCAGGATGAGAGCATTGCTAAGCTGACCAAGGAAAAGAAAGCCCTTCAGGAGGCTCATCAGCAGACTCTTGATGACCTGCAGGCAGAGGAAGACAAAGTCAACACTCTGACCAAGGCCAAGACCAAGCTTGAGCAGCAAGTGGATGAT CTTGAGGGTTCTCTGGAGCAAGAGAAGAAGCTCCGTATGGACCTTGAGAGATCCAAGAGAAAGCTTGAGGGTGATCTGAAACTGGCCCAGGAATCCATCATGGATCTTGAGAATGAGAAGCagcagtctgacgagaaaattaaaaa GAAGGACTTTGAAATCAGTCAGCTCCTTAGCAAAGTTGAAGATGAGCAGTCACTTGGTGCTCAGCTTCAAAAGAAGATCAAGGAGCTCCAG GCTCGTATTGAGGAACTGGAGGAGGAGATTGAGGCTGAGCGTGCTGCTCGTGCCAAGGTTGAGAAGCAGAGAGCTGACCTCTCCAGGGAACTtgaggagatcagtgagaggctgGAGGAGGCCGGTGGTGCCACTGCTACTCAGATTGAGATGAGCAAGAAGCGTGAAGCCGAGTTCCAGAAGCTCCGTCGTGATCTTGAGGAGTCCACTCTGCAGCATGaagccactgctgctgctcttcgCAAGAAGCAGGCTGACAGCGTTGCTGAGCTGGGAGAGCAGATCGACAACCTCCAGCGTGTGAAGCAGAAACTTGAGAAGGAAAAGAGTGAATACAAGATGGAGATTGATGACCTCTCCAGCAACATGGAGAATGTTGCTAAAGCAAAG GGAAATCTTGAAAAGATGTGCCGTACTCTAGAGGACCAACTCAGCGAACTGAAGACCAAGAATGATGAAAATGTCCGTCAAATCAATGACACAAGTGCACAGAGAGCACGTCTCCTGGCAGAAAATG GTGAGTTCAGCCGTCAAGTTGAAGAGAAAGAAGCTCTTGTCTCCCAGCTGACCAGAGGCAAACAGGCATTCACACAACAGATTGAGGAGCTGAAAAGACATGTTGAAGAGGAGGTTAAG GCCAAAAATGCTCTTGCCCATGGACTACAATCAGCCCGCCATGACTGTGATCTGCTGAGAGAGCAGTTTGAGGAGGAGCAAGAGGCCAAGGCTGAGCTGCAGCGTGGGATGTCCAAGGCCAACAGTGAGGTGGCTCAGTGGAGAGCTAAGTATGAAACGGATGCTATCCAGCGCACTGAGGAGCTTGAGGAAGCCAA GAAAAAGCTGGCTCAGCGTCTTCAGGAGGCTGAGGAGCAGATTGAGGCAGTGAATTCCAAGTGTGCTTCTCTTGAGAAAACCAAACAGAGGCTCCAGAGTGAGGTGGAGGACCTCATGATTGATGTGGAGAGGGCCAATGGGCTGGCTGCCAACCTGGACAAGAAGCAGAGGAACTTTGACAAG GTGTTGGCAGAGTGGAAACAGAAGTACGAGGAGGGTCAGGCAGAGCTCGAGGGAGCACAGAAGGAGACTCGTTCTCTCAGCACTGAGCTGTTCAAGATGAAGAACTCTTATGAGGAatctctggatcagctggagactTTGAAGCGTGAAAACAAGAACCTTCAAC AGGAGATCTCAGATCTAACTGAACAGATTGGTGAGACTGGCAAGAGCATCCATGAGCTGGAGAAGTCCAAGAAGCAGGTGGAGGCTGAAAAATCTGAGATCCAGACGGCTCTTGAAGAGGCTGAG GGAACTCTGGAACACGAAGAGTCTAAGATCCTGCGTGTCCAGCTGGAGCTCAACCAGATTAAGGGTGAGGTGGACAGGAAGCTGGCAGAGAAAGATGAGGAGATGGAGCAGATCAAGAGGAACAGCCAGAGGGTGATTGACTCCATGCAGAGCAGTCTGGATTCTGAGGTCAGGAGCAGAAACGATGCCCTGAGAatcaagaagaagatggagGGAGACCTGAATGAGATGGAGATTCAGCTGAGCCACGCCAATCGCCAGGCTGCTGAGTCCCAGAAGCAGCTAAGGAATGTGCAGGCGCAACTGAAG GATGCACAACTGCACCTTGATGATGCTGTCAGAGCACAGGAGGAATTCAAGGAACAAGCTGCTATGGTGGATCGCAGAAACGGTCTGATGGTAGCTGAAATCGAGGAACTTAGAACTGCTCtggaacagacggagagaagTCGCAAAATCGCTGAGCAGGAGCTGGTGGATGCCAGTGAGCGTGTTGGACTTCTGCATTCTCAG aACACAAGCCTTCTGAACTCCAAGAAGAAGCTTGAGTCTGACCTGGTCCAGGTCCAGAGTGAAGTGGATGACACTGTTCAGGAAGCAAGGAATGCAGAGGAGAAGGCCAAGAAGGCCATCACTGAT GCTGCTATGATGGctgaggagctgaagaaggagCAGGATACCAGCTCCCACCtggagaggatgaagaagaacCTGGAGGTCACTGTTAAGGACCTGCAGCACCGCCTGGATGAGGCTGAGAACCTGGCCATGAAGGGTGGCAAGAAGCAGCTCCAGAAACTTGAGTCCAgg GTGCGTGAACTGGAGGCAGAGGTTGAGGCTGAGCAGAGACGCGGAGGAGATGCCATTAAGGGTGTCCGCAAATATGAGAGGAGGGTGAAGGAGCTCACCTATCAG ACTGAGGAGGACAAGAAAAACGTTGCCAGGCTGCAGGATCTAGTTGACAAGTTGCAGCTCAAAGTTAAGGCCTACAAGAGGCAGGCTGAGGAGGCG GAGGAGCAGGCCAACACTCATCTGTCCAAGTGCAGGAAGGTCCAGCATGAGCTAGAGGAGGCTGAGGAGCGCGCTGACATTGCGGAGTCCCAGGTCAACAAGTTGAGAGCGAAGAGCCGTGACTCTGGCAAG ggTAAAGAGGCAGCtgaataa